The Saccopteryx leptura isolate mSacLep1 chromosome 2, mSacLep1_pri_phased_curated, whole genome shotgun sequence genome has a window encoding:
- the ASPN gene encoding asporin: MKECVLLVFLAVCSAKPLFHPSYMTLKDMMLKDMEDEGDGDTDADNSLFPTRESINPFYPFDLFPTCPFGCQCYSRVVHCSDLGLSSVPSNIPLDTRMIDLQNNKIKEIKENDFKGLTSLYALILNNNKLIKIHPKAFLSTKKLRRLYLSHNQLTEIPLNLPKSLAELRIHDNKVKKIKKETFKGMNALHVLEMSANPLESNGIEPGAFEGVTVYHIRIAEAKLTSIPKELPSTLLELHLDHNKISTVELEDFKRYKDLQRLGLGNNKITDIENGSLANIPRIREIHLENNKLKKIPSGLQQLKYLQVIFLHHNSIMKVGVNDFCPTVPKMKKSLYSAISLFNNPMKYREVQPATFRCVLSRMSVQLGNFRK; encoded by the exons ATGAAGGAGTGTGTGCTCCTAGTATTCCTGGCCGTGTGCTCTGCCAAACCCTTATTTCACCCTTCATACATGACGCTTAAGGATATGATGCTGAAGGACATGGAAGACGAAGGTGATGGTGACACTGATGCTGACAACTCTCTTTTTCCAACAAGAGAGTCAATTAACCCCTTCTACCCATTCGATCTGTTTCCAACATGTCCGTTTGGATGCCAATGCTACTCAAGAGTTGTACACTGTTCTGACCTAG GTTTGTCCTCTGTCCCAAGCAACATTCCATTAGACACTCGAATGATTGAtcttcaaaacaataaaattaaggagatcaaagaaaatgattttaaaggaCTCACTTCACTTTAT GCTTTGATCCTGAACAACAACAAGCTGATAAAGATTCACCCAAAAGCCTTTCTAAGCACAAAGAAGTTGAGAAGACTGTATCTGTCTCACAATCAACTAACTGAAATACCTCTTAATCTTCCCAAATCATTAGCAGAACTCAGAATTCATGAtaataaagttaagaaaataaaaaaggaaacattcaaAGGAATGAATGCTTTACATGTTCTGG AAATGAGTGCAAACCCTCTTGAAAGTAATGGGATCGAGCCAGGGGCATTTGAAGGGGTGACAGTGTACCATATCAGAATTGCAGAAGCAAAACTGACCTCAATTCCTAAAG AACTACCATCAACTTTATTAGAGCTTCATTTAGATCATAATAAAATTTCAACTGTGGAACTTGAGGATTTTAAACGCTACAAAGATCTGCAAAG GCTGGGCCTAGGAAACAACAAAATCACAGATATTGAAAATGGAAGTCTTGCTAACATACCACGCATAAGAGAAATACACTTGgaaaacaataaactaaaaaaaatcccaTCAGGATTACAGCAGTTGAAATATCTCCAG GTAATCTTCCTTCATCATAATTCAATTATGAAAGTAGGAGTGAACGACTTCTGCCCAACAGTGCCAAAGATGAAGAAATCTTTATACAGTGCAATAAGTTTATTCAACAACCCGATGAAGTACAGGGAAGTACAACCTGCAACATTTCGTTGTGTTTTGAGTAGAATGAGTGTTCAGCTTGggaacttcagaaaataa